From the Ruania alkalisoli genome, one window contains:
- a CDS encoding LacI family DNA-binding transcriptional regulator, producing the protein MDTRDRGNDATEGPASLVHPGHGDSTSLGAAPRNATIQDVADAAGVSRAAVSKVIRNAYGVSPQMRSKVEAAIAQLSYRPRVAARAMRGPSHTLGIEIAQVSNEFLTMIVRGALETLVGTPYQLVVAPVTAPHETGNALQSLADRQVDGIIAISPMVGEAWLEALSDRIPVVIIGRHDVSTHYDTVAGADRSGTDQVMAHLFDLGHSRITHLTIDNAREHILVDDPTDWQRSGREPHAIRHTVYTEQMRRRGLEPEVLYTGGDELEAQSSAAELLARREPPTAIFAGNDTLAMGALRAVAEAGLGPADVSVVGYDDITMASHPLVSLTSVDQSGTRIGAEAVRLLLERIAGRTESVQVEEQVHLRVRGSTAPAPHRGTTTE; encoded by the coding sequence GTGGACACCAGAGATCGTGGCAACGACGCCACTGAAGGGCCGGCATCACTGGTCCACCCCGGCCACGGCGACAGCACCTCGCTCGGAGCCGCGCCGCGGAACGCAACCATTCAGGACGTGGCAGACGCGGCCGGGGTCTCCCGCGCCGCCGTCTCCAAGGTCATCCGCAACGCCTACGGGGTCAGCCCGCAGATGCGCAGCAAGGTGGAGGCCGCCATCGCTCAGCTCAGCTACCGTCCCCGGGTAGCGGCACGAGCCATGCGCGGGCCTTCGCACACGCTCGGGATCGAGATCGCCCAGGTGAGCAACGAGTTCCTCACGATGATCGTGCGTGGGGCACTGGAGACTCTCGTGGGGACGCCGTACCAACTGGTGGTCGCACCCGTCACCGCCCCGCACGAGACCGGTAACGCGCTGCAGAGCCTCGCCGACAGGCAGGTCGACGGGATCATCGCCATCTCCCCGATGGTCGGTGAGGCGTGGCTGGAAGCGCTCAGTGACCGAATCCCCGTGGTCATCATCGGCCGCCACGACGTATCGACGCACTACGACACCGTGGCAGGGGCGGACCGGTCGGGAACCGATCAGGTGATGGCCCACCTGTTCGATCTCGGCCACTCTCGCATCACTCATCTGACGATCGACAATGCCCGTGAGCACATCCTGGTGGACGATCCGACCGACTGGCAGCGTTCGGGGCGTGAACCGCACGCCATCCGGCACACGGTCTACACCGAGCAGATGCGCCGTCGGGGCCTGGAACCGGAGGTCCTGTACACCGGGGGGGATGAGCTGGAGGCCCAGTCGTCCGCGGCGGAGCTCCTGGCCAGACGTGAGCCCCCCACCGCGATCTTCGCCGGCAACGACACGCTCGCGATGGGCGCCCTGCGTGCCGTAGCCGAAGCAGGCCTGGGTCCGGCGGACGTCTCCGTGGTCGGCTATGACGACATCACGATGGCCAGTCATCCACTGGTGTCCTTGACCAGCGTGGACCAGTCGGGGACGCGCATCGGAGCCGAGGCGGTTCGCCTCCTGCTGGAGAGGATCGCGGGCCGGACCGAGTCCGTCCAGGTCGAGGAGCAGGTCCACCTCCGGGTGCGTGGCTCCACCGCCCCCGCTCCGCACCGGGGAACGACGACAGAATAG
- a CDS encoding ABC transporter substrate-binding protein codes for MIPKTSRRHFGAGVAAAAAAALALSACSGGGDDDGSVEITFLSTSDEDNTALAEALIDAFEAENPDITVNLDGRPGGTEGDNLIKTRLATGEMAEVFNYNSGSLFQALNPDQNLLELSDRPWADSLTDDFTSVVSTENGLYGGSYGSSFAGGIVYNGAIYDELGLEVPQSWDDFMANNEQIAAAGYDPIIQTYGDTWTSQLFVLGDYANVHAQDPDWADQYTAHERFYADEPALAGFRHHQEAYESGYFNENYPSATFEDGGAMLAEGTGVHYPILTTILSSIRFNHPDAVEDMRFMAIPADDPQYTSATIWQPDGLYIPNTVEGAERDAALAFVDFVTGPDACEVFIEAVNPTGPYVNGCELPADVPPLVQDVQSYFDAGNTAPALEFLSPIKGPNLENITVEVGSGIRGAEEAAANYDRDVENQARQLGLEGW; via the coding sequence ATGATCCCCAAGACGTCCCGACGGCACTTCGGTGCCGGGGTGGCAGCCGCGGCTGCAGCTGCGCTCGCACTCTCGGCCTGCTCCGGTGGAGGAGATGATGACGGCAGTGTCGAGATCACCTTCCTGTCCACATCGGATGAGGACAACACCGCGCTCGCCGAAGCGCTGATCGACGCATTCGAGGCTGAGAACCCCGACATCACGGTCAATCTCGATGGCCGGCCCGGAGGCACCGAGGGCGACAACCTCATCAAGACCCGGCTGGCCACGGGCGAGATGGCCGAGGTGTTCAACTACAACTCCGGATCGCTGTTCCAGGCACTCAACCCGGACCAGAATCTGCTCGAACTCAGCGACCGGCCGTGGGCGGATTCGCTCACGGACGACTTCACCTCGGTGGTCAGCACCGAGAACGGCCTCTATGGCGGCTCCTATGGCAGTTCCTTCGCCGGTGGCATCGTCTACAACGGCGCGATCTACGACGAGCTCGGACTCGAGGTCCCGCAGTCGTGGGACGACTTCATGGCCAACAATGAGCAGATCGCCGCAGCCGGGTACGACCCGATCATCCAGACCTACGGCGACACCTGGACCAGCCAGCTCTTCGTCCTGGGCGACTACGCCAACGTCCACGCGCAGGATCCGGACTGGGCTGACCAGTACACCGCGCACGAGCGCTTCTATGCGGATGAGCCGGCCCTCGCCGGCTTCCGGCACCACCAAGAAGCCTATGAGTCCGGCTACTTCAACGAGAACTACCCGTCGGCCACCTTTGAGGACGGCGGTGCCATGCTCGCCGAAGGCACCGGGGTGCACTATCCGATCCTGACCACGATCCTCAGCTCCATCCGGTTCAACCACCCGGACGCAGTGGAGGACATGCGCTTCATGGCCATCCCCGCCGATGACCCGCAGTACACCTCCGCCACGATCTGGCAGCCGGACGGTCTGTACATCCCGAACACCGTCGAGGGTGCTGAGCGGGATGCTGCCCTGGCATTCGTGGACTTCGTGACGGGTCCGGACGCATGCGAGGTCTTCATCGAGGCCGTCAATCCCACCGGGCCCTACGTCAACGGTTGCGAGCTTCCGGCGGATGTTCCTCCGCTCGTCCAGGATGTGCAGTCCTACTTTGACGCCGGCAACACGGCACCGGCGCTGGAGTTCCTCTCCCCCATTAAGGGCCCGAACCTGGAGAACATCACCGTCGAGGTCGGCTCCGGTATTCGTGGAGCTGAGGAAGCCGCGGCGAACTACGACCGCGATGTCGAGAACCAGGCACGGCAGCTGGGCCTCGAGGGCTGGTGA
- a CDS encoding carbohydrate ABC transporter permease — protein MTAATTEVRAGRSRKARTSGVSRHAYPLWFYLPAAVLFLVFFAIPTFASFYFSLTRWTLFDQEFIGFENYVQFFREPQLYQGFINTLIYGFLTSGLKVVIGLALAVLLTSALVGRHFLRSVIFFPVLVSTIGVGIMFKALLDPFDGMVNGALETLGITGPGWLTDPDLALYSIIGIDVWKGLGIACLIYIAGLVAIPTEYYEAARVDGASKWAAFKSITLPLVKPATGTVIILSLIGGLRSFDLIWATTGGGPGFSSDVIGSVIYKQYQAGFYGLSTAGNVVLFVVVTVIMVPISLMLNKREVEQ, from the coding sequence GTGACCGCTGCAACCACCGAGGTGCGGGCCGGCAGGTCTCGCAAGGCCCGCACCTCGGGCGTCTCCCGTCACGCGTATCCGCTGTGGTTCTACCTGCCTGCGGCGGTGTTGTTCCTGGTGTTCTTCGCGATCCCGACGTTCGCCTCGTTCTACTTCAGCCTCACGCGGTGGACGTTGTTCGACCAGGAGTTCATCGGATTCGAGAACTACGTCCAATTCTTCCGTGAGCCGCAGCTCTATCAGGGCTTCATCAACACCTTGATCTACGGGTTCCTCACCTCTGGGCTGAAGGTCGTGATCGGACTGGCGTTGGCGGTACTCCTGACCTCCGCGCTGGTGGGGCGGCACTTCCTGCGGTCGGTGATCTTCTTCCCGGTGCTCGTCTCCACAATCGGGGTCGGGATCATGTTCAAGGCGCTGCTCGACCCCTTCGACGGGATGGTGAACGGGGCGTTGGAGACGCTCGGTATCACCGGCCCGGGATGGTTGACCGATCCGGACCTGGCGCTGTACTCGATCATCGGGATTGATGTGTGGAAGGGCCTGGGCATCGCATGCCTGATCTACATCGCCGGTCTCGTGGCGATCCCGACCGAGTACTACGAAGCGGCGCGGGTGGACGGTGCGAGCAAGTGGGCAGCCTTCAAGAGCATCACCTTGCCGCTGGTCAAGCCAGCGACCGGGACGGTGATCATCTTGTCGCTGATCGGCGGATTGCGTTCCTTCGACCTGATCTGGGCGACCACCGGTGGTGGGCCTGGCTTCAGTTCGGATGTAATCGGGTCGGTGATCTACAAGCAGTACCAGGCCGGCTTCTACGGTCTGTCGACCGCCGGGAACGTCGTGCTCTTCGTGGTGGTGACGGTGATCATGGTGCCGATCTCGCTGATGCTGAACAAGCGGGAGGTCGAGCAGTGA
- a CDS encoding carbohydrate ABC transporter permease, whose translation MRWVLGIAAIAVSIVIFIVPFIFIVLQAMKTRQEASELAFSWPRQLAFVENLIEVITQRDYIVARAFLNSTILTVASVTLLVVIAAMVGYVMQRRASKIRTVANFFVLAGLIIPPAVVPTVWVLQSLGLFGTLPGLILIEITFGLAFSILLFRAFVSTIPRSLDEAAIIDGASPFRLFFAVIMPLMKPTVVTVIVVQSVQIFNDFANPLYFLPGDDNATVQLTLYNFQSQSNNQWNLLFMDILLITIPPLVMYIFFNRQIVAGMTSGAVKG comes from the coding sequence ATGCGGTGGGTGCTGGGCATCGCCGCGATCGCGGTATCCATCGTGATCTTCATCGTCCCCTTCATCTTCATCGTGCTGCAGGCGATGAAAACTCGTCAGGAAGCCTCCGAACTGGCCTTTTCGTGGCCGAGGCAGCTGGCATTCGTGGAGAACCTCATCGAGGTGATCACCCAACGCGACTACATCGTGGCCCGGGCGTTCCTGAACTCCACGATCCTGACCGTGGCCAGTGTGACCCTGCTGGTAGTCATCGCCGCCATGGTCGGCTATGTGATGCAGCGGCGCGCGTCCAAGATCCGCACGGTGGCGAACTTCTTCGTCCTGGCCGGTCTCATCATCCCCCCGGCAGTGGTCCCGACCGTATGGGTGCTGCAGAGCCTGGGACTCTTCGGAACACTGCCTGGTCTGATCCTGATCGAGATCACCTTCGGACTCGCATTCTCGATCCTGTTGTTCCGGGCGTTCGTGAGCACCATCCCCCGGTCGTTGGACGAGGCGGCGATCATCGACGGTGCCAGCCCGTTCCGATTGTTTTTTGCGGTGATCATGCCGCTCATGAAACCCACAGTGGTCACGGTCATCGTCGTGCAGTCGGTGCAGATCTTCAACGACTTCGCCAACCCCTTGTACTTCCTCCCGGGGGACGACAACGCCACGGTGCAGCTCACGCTCTACAACTTCCAGAGCCAGAGCAACAACCAATGGAACCTGTTGTTCATGGACATTCTGCTGATCACGATCCCCCCGTTGGTCATGTACATCTTCTTCAACCGCCAGATCGTCGCCGGCATGACATCCGGCGCCGTCAAGGGCTGA
- a CDS encoding alpha-L-rhamnosidase: MSSRVTRVRVERRNDAALADVPSPRLSWVVESDEPWQQAAAEVRLDGGETVRLDTSESVFVDWPFAPLAPHSRHELQARVTSTDGVTTDWSEPVAVRSTFLADGEWRASFIGLSEPEGEACPGRVRAEFQVRGQVRAATLYATAGGGYQVSINGADVDDAVLKPGWRDYHERLVHEATDVTGLVREGSNAIGIRFAGAWWTEKFGFHGAAKRIYGDQPVVAAQLQIEFTDGSTQVIGTDGTWRGAAVGELTASSIYQGEAIDGRRALAGWDQVGFDDATWPDAVVQDLGVVPEADPAEPVRRVGEVAVAEVIRTPSGKTILDFGQNLVGWLRVRVRGPEGHVITVRHAEVLEHGELGVRPLRHAQATDTFVCSGGDDVFEPEFTFHGFRYAEIENWPEEFDPEVDAAAFTAVVISSDMRRTGWFECSDERVNRLHENVVWGMKGNFVSIPTDCPQRDERLGWTGDIQVFSPTATSLFDSDGFLTSWLRDVALEQARSGGICPFVVPSVLGESQAAAAWGDAATVVPMVLFERFGDRAALAEQYPSMKAWVDVLAGLAGERLLWEGDFQFGDWLDPAAPPDQPGGARTDSDIVASAHVVRSAALVAKAADLLGFPEDAAHYRDYAERARKAWVREYVTGAGRIVSDSQTAYAMAISYGLLDAATTQAMGDRLAEIVRRDGYVIGTGFVGTPIIADALCATGHADAAGRLLLQTGVPSWLYAVTMGATTIWERWDSMLPDGTINPGEMTSFNHYAFGAVADWLHRGVAGLAPEAPGYARLRIAPTPIEGLEHASVRRETPYGFAESGWAEVREGRLRVHALVPANTTAEVALPGQDPFEVGPGRHEWEVEDPRSSTSVGSIGWDTPLGAIVDDRRAHEALLAEAAAIDPGFGDRLRRDTDWRDGQHLAGTLHGVTGEVRNQIPAMFERVNAALAG, translated from the coding sequence ATGAGTTCTCGCGTCACCCGGGTGCGGGTGGAACGACGCAATGACGCTGCCTTGGCAGATGTCCCCTCACCTCGGCTGAGCTGGGTGGTGGAGTCCGACGAACCGTGGCAGCAGGCCGCTGCTGAGGTACGCCTCGATGGTGGCGAGACGGTCCGGCTGGACACCAGTGAGTCGGTCTTCGTGGACTGGCCGTTCGCGCCGCTGGCCCCGCATTCTCGCCACGAGCTTCAGGCACGCGTCACCTCCACCGACGGCGTCACCACCGACTGGTCCGAGCCGGTTGCGGTGCGTAGCACGTTCCTGGCCGACGGCGAGTGGCGTGCTTCGTTCATCGGCCTCTCCGAGCCTGAGGGTGAGGCGTGCCCGGGACGGGTGCGCGCGGAGTTCCAGGTCCGGGGTCAGGTCCGTGCCGCCACGTTGTACGCCACGGCCGGCGGCGGCTATCAGGTCAGCATCAACGGCGCCGACGTCGACGATGCTGTCCTCAAACCCGGGTGGCGGGACTATCACGAGCGTCTCGTGCATGAGGCCACCGATGTCACGGGCTTGGTGCGCGAGGGATCGAATGCGATCGGGATCCGGTTCGCCGGTGCGTGGTGGACTGAGAAGTTCGGGTTCCATGGCGCCGCCAAGCGCATCTACGGTGACCAGCCGGTGGTCGCTGCACAGCTCCAGATCGAGTTCACGGACGGCTCGACCCAGGTGATCGGGACGGACGGGACGTGGCGAGGGGCCGCCGTCGGGGAGCTGACGGCGAGCAGCATCTATCAAGGTGAGGCGATCGATGGCCGGCGCGCCCTGGCGGGCTGGGATCAGGTGGGCTTTGACGACGCCACCTGGCCGGACGCCGTCGTGCAGGATCTGGGCGTGGTTCCCGAGGCAGACCCGGCCGAACCGGTGCGGCGCGTGGGTGAGGTCGCCGTGGCCGAGGTGATCCGGACGCCGTCCGGCAAGACGATCCTGGATTTCGGGCAGAACCTGGTGGGTTGGCTGCGGGTGCGGGTGAGGGGTCCGGAAGGCCACGTGATCACGGTGCGCCATGCCGAGGTGCTCGAGCACGGTGAGCTCGGGGTGCGGCCGCTGCGGCATGCCCAGGCCACGGATACCTTCGTCTGCTCCGGTGGGGACGATGTGTTCGAGCCGGAGTTCACCTTCCATGGGTTCCGGTATGCCGAGATCGAGAACTGGCCGGAGGAGTTCGATCCGGAGGTTGATGCCGCAGCCTTCACCGCCGTGGTGATCAGCAGCGATATGCGGCGCACGGGCTGGTTCGAGTGCTCGGACGAGCGAGTGAACCGGCTGCACGAGAACGTCGTGTGGGGGATGAAGGGCAACTTCGTCTCGATCCCCACCGACTGCCCGCAGCGGGATGAACGGCTCGGCTGGACCGGCGATATCCAGGTGTTCTCGCCGACCGCCACGTCGCTGTTCGACAGTGACGGGTTCCTGACCTCGTGGTTGCGGGATGTGGCGCTCGAGCAGGCCAGGAGTGGCGGGATCTGCCCGTTCGTGGTGCCGAGTGTGCTGGGGGAGTCGCAGGCCGCGGCTGCGTGGGGCGATGCGGCCACGGTGGTGCCGATGGTGCTCTTTGAACGCTTCGGTGACCGGGCCGCGTTGGCCGAGCAGTACCCCTCGATGAAGGCATGGGTGGATGTGCTGGCCGGGCTGGCCGGGGAGCGGCTGCTGTGGGAGGGCGACTTCCAGTTCGGTGACTGGCTCGACCCGGCGGCACCCCCGGACCAGCCGGGCGGTGCGCGCACCGACTCCGACATCGTGGCCAGTGCGCACGTGGTCCGTTCGGCTGCCCTGGTGGCGAAGGCTGCGGACCTGCTCGGGTTCCCCGAGGACGCCGCGCACTATCGCGACTATGCCGAGCGGGCCCGGAAGGCGTGGGTGCGCGAGTACGTCACGGGCGCGGGCCGGATCGTCTCGGACTCCCAGACCGCGTACGCCATGGCGATCTCCTACGGACTGCTCGATGCCGCGACCACTCAGGCGATGGGGGACCGGCTGGCCGAGATCGTGCGCCGGGACGGGTACGTGATCGGAACCGGGTTCGTGGGCACGCCGATCATCGCGGATGCGTTGTGCGCGACCGGTCACGCCGACGCGGCCGGACGGTTGCTGTTGCAGACGGGGGTCCCGTCGTGGCTGTATGCGGTGACCATGGGAGCCACCACGATCTGGGAGCGGTGGGACTCGATGCTCCCCGACGGGACCATCAACCCCGGAGAGATGACCTCCTTCAATCACTACGCCTTCGGCGCGGTGGCGGATTGGTTGCACCGGGGGGTGGCAGGACTGGCCCCCGAGGCGCCGGGCTATGCGCGCCTCCGGATCGCGCCGACCCCGATCGAGGGGCTCGAGCACGCCTCGGTGCGGCGTGAGACGCCGTACGGGTTCGCTGAGTCTGGGTGGGCCGAGGTTCGCGAGGGCAGGCTGCGGGTGCATGCACTGGTCCCGGCCAACACGACGGCGGAGGTCGCCCTGCCGGGCCAGGATCCGTTCGAGGTGGGGCCGGGTAGGCACGAGTGGGAGGTGGAGGACCCGCGATCCTCGACCTCGGTAGGCTCGATCGGGTGGGACACCCCGCTCGGCGCGATCGTCGACGATCGGCGTGCGCATGAGGCACTGCTCGCCGAGGCCGCGGCGATCGATCCGGGCTTCGGAGACCGGTTGCGCCGGGATACCGACTGGCGTGACGGGCAGCATCTGGCCGGCACCCTGCACGGGGTCACCGGTGAGGTGCGCAATCAGATTCCGGCGATGTTCGAGCGGGTGAACGCCGCGCTCGCGGGCTGA
- a CDS encoding helix-turn-helix transcriptional regulator produces the protein MAGDSVPEGGPAIVGANWYRFVAGEQIRHAEVASVAFIWPLTGSGQITSRGQRFQLDSTCLLRLPWRHDVEYVADERSPFKVGTIHLVPWHRYDVPVSQQVAHRPGDPLLHADWRRGDPLLNAQRRRGEQAEQPQLLSGLNGSGRHIVTLGSYAVERFLEGALSDGALRALGVLLAEASAYASTPQDAGVPAVLEVMMEYVRVHLDRALTVDDIARAGDCSTTTAQRLFARYTGQSVLAWTRRRQIEEAALLLRTTGMRVNEVAKHVGFADPLYFSRAFRTVFGVPPSRYAAAQLRP, from the coding sequence GTGGCTGGAGATTCCGTTCCTGAGGGCGGGCCGGCGATCGTAGGAGCGAACTGGTACCGGTTCGTGGCGGGGGAGCAGATCCGCCATGCCGAGGTGGCCAGTGTCGCCTTCATCTGGCCGCTGACCGGCTCGGGTCAGATCACGAGCCGCGGGCAGCGCTTCCAGCTGGATTCGACGTGCCTTCTTCGGCTGCCCTGGCGCCACGATGTCGAGTACGTGGCGGACGAACGATCCCCGTTCAAGGTCGGCACGATCCATCTCGTCCCTTGGCATCGCTATGACGTGCCCGTCTCTCAACAGGTGGCGCATCGCCCGGGTGACCCGCTGCTGCACGCGGACTGGCGTCGCGGAGACCCTCTGTTGAATGCGCAGCGGCGTCGCGGTGAGCAAGCCGAGCAGCCGCAGTTGCTGAGCGGACTCAATGGGTCAGGCCGTCACATCGTGACTTTGGGCTCTTACGCGGTGGAGCGCTTCCTCGAAGGGGCACTGAGTGACGGAGCACTTCGCGCACTGGGCGTTCTGCTGGCCGAGGCGAGTGCGTATGCCAGCACCCCTCAGGATGCCGGCGTACCCGCGGTTCTCGAGGTGATGATGGAGTATGTGCGGGTACACCTCGATCGGGCACTGACCGTCGATGACATCGCGAGGGCAGGCGACTGCAGCACAACAACGGCGCAGCGCCTGTTCGCGCGATACACCGGCCAGTCAGTGCTGGCATGGACGCGGCGGCGGCAGATCGAAGAGGCCGCTCTTCTCCTTCGCACCACTGGAATGCGCGTGAATGAGGTCGCGAAGCACGTGGGCTTCGCAGATCCGCTCTACTTCTCCCGAGCGTTTCGGACAGTATTCGGTGTGCCGCCAAGTCGATACGCCGCCGCGCAGCTGCGGCCATAG
- a CDS encoding ferredoxin, whose protein sequence is MHISVDRSACVGAGQCALVADEVFDQDDDGIVDLIKAEPSAADQPAVQRAAALCPARAISIEM, encoded by the coding sequence ATGCACATCAGTGTGGACCGCTCGGCCTGCGTCGGAGCCGGGCAGTGTGCCCTTGTGGCCGACGAGGTCTTCGATCAGGACGACGATGGAATCGTTGACCTGATCAAGGCTGAGCCCTCGGCCGCCGACCAGCCTGCCGTCCAGCGTGCCGCAGCGCTCTGCCCGGCTCGTGCGATCTCCATCGAGATGTGA
- a CDS encoding NAD(P)/FAD-dependent oxidoreductase, producing MQLTKSGTGTPHIVIVGASLSGLTTAEALRERGETAPITLIGAEQHLPYNRPALSKQVLLGTWTPEQTAITDRARLDALDVQFLPGVRAESLDLASRTVSLDGRDVPYSTLIVATGARPRKLPQVPSAHTVRTLDDAVALRAAFDRQSRVVIVGAGVLGCEIAAAARSQGLEVTLLGRGDAVRLGAVGNLLEHRVDRLLGEHGVDLRLSREVLGAYEGSDHTTLYLADGELRADLVVGAIGCEPEVEWLHGSGLALDDGILCDPTGCAAPGVFAVGDVARWIDAATGVPVRVEHQLRGIEHARTVAEQIVTGTSSPVGHPFYWTELFGTRIQVLGTFPGDVELRLEAGDMNGDRFVAVAYVGDTATGVVGWNMARAFRTARRRLPDPLTCPPAQDITSIPDLVGSGKGL from the coding sequence ATGCAACTCACCAAGAGTGGAACCGGCACGCCGCACATCGTGATCGTCGGAGCGTCCCTGTCCGGCCTTACGACAGCAGAAGCTCTCCGCGAGCGTGGAGAAACGGCGCCGATCACCCTCATCGGCGCCGAACAGCACCTGCCCTACAACAGGCCGGCCTTGTCCAAGCAGGTGCTGCTCGGCACGTGGACCCCTGAACAGACGGCCATCACCGATCGGGCTCGGCTCGACGCGCTTGACGTGCAGTTCCTGCCAGGAGTGCGCGCCGAGTCGCTCGATCTTGCATCGCGCACCGTCAGCCTTGATGGACGCGACGTCCCTTACAGCACGCTCATCGTGGCGACCGGTGCTCGTCCGCGGAAGCTGCCTCAGGTGCCAAGCGCGCACACCGTGCGCACACTGGACGACGCCGTCGCCCTCCGGGCAGCCTTCGATCGACAGTCGCGAGTGGTCATCGTGGGAGCAGGAGTGCTCGGATGTGAGATTGCTGCCGCGGCTCGCTCGCAGGGCCTCGAGGTCACACTGCTCGGACGCGGTGACGCGGTACGTCTTGGCGCAGTCGGGAACCTGCTGGAGCACCGGGTCGACAGACTTCTCGGTGAGCACGGCGTCGACCTCAGGCTCTCCCGCGAGGTGCTTGGCGCCTATGAGGGATCCGACCACACCACGCTGTACCTTGCAGACGGTGAGCTACGCGCCGATCTGGTCGTGGGAGCTATCGGCTGCGAACCTGAGGTGGAGTGGTTGCACGGAAGTGGTCTCGCTCTCGATGACGGCATCCTCTGTGACCCAACAGGATGCGCGGCACCAGGGGTATTCGCTGTCGGTGACGTAGCACGGTGGATCGATGCGGCCACGGGTGTGCCCGTCCGGGTCGAACACCAGCTCAGGGGTATCGAACATGCCCGCACCGTTGCTGAGCAGATCGTCACCGGCACATCGAGTCCGGTAGGGCACCCGTTCTACTGGACGGAACTGTTCGGAACCCGAATTCAGGTGCTCGGCACGTTCCCTGGCGACGTCGAGCTACGGCTCGAGGCCGGGGACATGAACGGAGACCGGTTCGTGGCGGTCGCCTACGTCGGTGACACAGCGACGGGTGTCGTCGGATGGAACATGGCGCGTGCTTTTCGGACCGCACGTCGGAGGCTGCCGGACCCTCTCACATGCCCGCCCGCCCAGGACATCACCTCGATACCCGACCTCGTCGGTTCCGGGAAAGGACTGTGA
- a CDS encoding cytochrome P450 gives MPLETGSSAEPPDLAAQRSMREAGLLGLDGAEHARLRRAITSRFSVRAVRGIRDVVASTVSDQLQRLLAGGSPGNVTTAYAEPISARMHCHVLGIPNEFADTFSTLFVGGGTTQQKFDFIREVIDAKRTHPGEDVLSDLVRGELSQSEIEGLALVLMASGRDSVAYMITTTTVALLTHPDQRAVLRTDPALMTGAVEEFMRYGAMFLTLFPRTALEDVELDGVRIRAGQSVSVSSVGANRDERKFEEPHRFDVKRDAFGHLGFGHGRHGCVGQQLARVEIAEAISQLFATVPDLRLVEAEQMSPQPFANPVGTYEAGDVIVAWGGV, from the coding sequence ATGCCGCTCGAGACGGGGTCGAGCGCGGAGCCGCCTGATCTCGCAGCACAGCGATCGATGCGTGAGGCGGGCTTGTTGGGGTTGGATGGAGCCGAGCACGCACGACTGCGGCGGGCAATCACCAGCCGGTTCTCGGTGCGTGCGGTACGCGGCATCCGCGACGTTGTAGCCTCCACTGTCAGCGACCAGCTGCAACGGCTACTTGCGGGAGGCTCGCCCGGCAATGTGACCACTGCATACGCCGAACCCATATCTGCTCGGATGCACTGCCACGTGCTCGGCATACCGAACGAGTTCGCGGACACCTTCAGCACGCTGTTCGTCGGAGGCGGAACCACTCAGCAGAAGTTCGACTTCATCCGGGAGGTGATCGACGCCAAGCGCACGCACCCCGGTGAGGACGTTCTCAGTGACCTCGTCCGTGGAGAACTGAGTCAGTCAGAGATCGAAGGGCTGGCATTGGTCCTGATGGCATCTGGCCGCGACTCTGTCGCCTACATGATCACCACCACGACGGTGGCGTTGCTGACGCACCCGGACCAGCGTGCCGTGCTTCGCACTGACCCTGCGCTGATGACGGGGGCGGTTGAGGAGTTCATGCGCTACGGGGCGATGTTCCTGACGCTCTTTCCGCGCACCGCACTCGAAGACGTCGAGCTCGACGGCGTACGGATCAGGGCCGGCCAGTCCGTCTCCGTCTCTTCGGTCGGTGCGAATCGTGATGAGCGAAAATTCGAGGAACCGCACCGATTCGATGTGAAGCGCGACGCCTTCGGCCACCTCGGATTCGGGCATGGGCGCCACGGATGTGTGGGTCAGCAGTTGGCGCGCGTGGAGATTGCCGAAGCAATCAGCCAACTCTTTGCCACCGTACCTGATTTGCGTCTCGTTGAGGCGGAACAGATGTCCCCACAGCCCTTCGCAAATCCTGTGGGTACGTACGAGGCGGGCGACGTGATCGTCGCCTGGGGTGGAGTGTAG